Part of the Olsenella profusa DSM 13989 genome, TGCCGGGCACCTTTGCCCCCATCGCCAGCTACGACCTGCTGCGGCGTGCCGTGGACAAGGCCCAGGAGCTGGGCGTGCGCACGCAGGTGGGCAACGTCCTCTCCGAGGACGGCTTCTACGGAGGAGACCCTGAGGACACCGGGCGCTGGGCCGACATGGGCGTGCTTGCGCTCGAGATGGAGTCTGCTGCGCTCTACATGAATGCCGCCAAGGCCAAGAGGAAGGCGCTCTCACTGCTCTCCATCTCGGACCTCGTGCTCACGGGCGAGTCCTTGCCCGCGAGCGAGCGGCAGACCAGCTTCACGCAGATGATGGAGGTCGCCCTCTCGTTGGCGCTGCCCGAGGGCGCATAGGCAGGCTTGCAGCTCGGTTGCAGTTGCGCCTCGTTCGCCGACGTCAGGCGGAAAAGTGGCCGATGTTGTCGCATACTGACAGGTGTCTAGCTTGTCAGAAACATCGTAGGCCCACCTTGAGGAAGGAAGACCATCATGCACATGATGAACCGCAGGACCTTCGTCGGCTCAGCGGCAGCGGCTGCCGCCCTTGTCGGCCTTGCTGGCTGCGGTGGCAGCTCCAGCGACTCCGGCAGCGATAGCTCCGCAACATCCTCCAGCTACAAGATTGAGATGGTCACGGACACGGGTGGCGTCTCCGACCAGTCGTTCAACCAGAGCTCCTGGGAGGGGCTGCAGCAGCTCCAGCAGGACAAGGGCTGGACGGTCAGCTACCTCGAGTCCAGGCAGGAGTCCGACTACAAGACCAACCTCGACAAGGCCGTCGACGATGGGGCCAACCTCGTGTGGGGCATCGGCTTCGCCATGGCGGACGCCGTGGAGTCCTGCGCCCAGACCAACCCCGACGTGCAGTTCGCCATCATCGACAACGGGTATGACGACCCTTCCGCCAATCTCACGGGCGTCATGTTCCGCGCCCAGGAGCCCTCGTTCCTGGTGGGCTACATCGCCGCTCGTGTGAGCACGTCGGGCAAGGTGGGCTTCGTCGGTGGCATCAGCTCGAACATCATCTCCCAGTTCGAGTGGGGCTACAAGGCGGGCGTCGCCTATGCCAACAAGAAGGAGGGGCTCAACGTGCAGGTGACGTCCCAGTACGCCGAGAGCTTCTCCGATGCCGCCAAGGGCAAGTCCATTGCCCAGAAGATGCTCAGCAATGGCTGCGACGTGGTGTTCCATGCCGCCGGTGGCTGTGGCACGGGCGTCATCGAGGCCGCCAAGGAGGCGGGCAAGTACGCCATCGGCGTCGATCGCGACCAGGCCTATCTCGCTCCCGACAACGTGCTCACCTCCGCGCTCAAGCTCGTCAACAAGGCCATCATCGAGGTGTCCGAGGGCCTGCAGTCGGGTGAGGACAAGGGTGGTGCCAACGTCGAGCTGGGCCTCAAGGAGGATGCCGTGGGCATTCCCGAGGATCACCACCTCTTCAGCGACGAGATCTACGACAAGGCCATCTCGTTCGAGGATCTCATCAAGGACGGGACCATCACCCCTCCCGCCACGGAGGATGACTACAACACCTTTGCAAGCACGCTGTAGTCCCTGGTAGTGCGAGTGCAAACTCCCCACCGAGAGTATGGGGCGAGACGTTCGGAGCGGTTTCCGGCGCCTCGCCCCCTTTGAGGGCGCACCGCGTCACACCTGCGAGCAGAGGGAAAGAGGGTCATGGAAGTCAGTCCCGACTACGCCGTGCAGATGCACGGCATCGTCAAGGCATTCGGCACGTTCCGCGCCCTTGATGGGGTTGATCTCGACGTCAGGAAGCGGACCATCCATGCCATCCTGGGAGAGAACGGCGCGGGAAAGTCCACGCTCATGAACGTCCTGTATGGTCTCTATCAGGCAGACGAGGGTGAGTGCTACCTCAATGGCGAGCGGGTCGACATCAAGGGGCCGGCAGACGCCATCGCGCACGGCATCGGCATGGTCCACCAGCACTTCATGCTGGTGGAGAACTTCACCGTCACCGAGAACATCATGCTGGGCGACGAGGTGGTGAAGGGCCTGGGCGTCCTCGATGTCAGGAAGGCACGCCAGGAGGTCGAGCGCATCATCAGGGAGTACGGCCTCGCCGTCGATCCCGACGCCAAGATAGAGGACATCACCGTTGGCATGCAGCAGCGCGTGGAGATCCTCAAGGCCCTCTACCGGGGTGCGGACACGCTCATCCTCGACGAGCCCACCGCCGTGCTCACCCCGCAGGAGATCGAGCAGCTGGTGCGCATCATGCGCGACCTCGTCGACAAGGGCAAGACGATCATCATCATCACCCACAAGCTCAAGGAGATCATGGCCTCCGCGGACGCGTGCTCCATCATTCGCCGCGGCGTGTACATGGGCACCGTGGACGTCTCTGAGACCACCGAGGAGGAGCTTGCCTCCAAGATGGTGGGGCGCCATGTCAGCCTCACGGTTGAGAAGACGCCCGCCAAGCCAGGCGAGCTCGTGCTCTCCATCAGCGACCTGTACGTGAACGACGAGCGTGGCATACCGGCCGTCAAGGGGCTCAGCCTGGGCGTGCGCGCCGGCGAGATCGTGGGCATCGCAGGCATCGACGGCAATGGGCAGCAGCAGCTCGTGGATGCCATCGAGAACCTCGCGAAGGTGGAGTCGGGCACCATCGAGGTCAAGGGCACGAGGATCGAGAACAAGGACCCCCGTACCACCATCGACGCGGGCGTCTCGACCATTCCGGCCGACCGCCAGCGCTGGGGCCTCGTGCTGCCCTTCACCGTTGCGGAGAACTTGGTGCTCGAGCGCCACGACGAGGACGAGTTTGGCCGCGGTGCGCGGCTCGACCTCGCCGCGGTGCGGACCTTCGCGCGGGGCCTCATCGAGGAGTACGACATCCGTCCCGCCGGCTGCGAGGACCAGGTGGCCACCGGCCTCTCGGGCGGCAACCAACAGAAGGTCATCATCGCCCGCGAGGTCTCCAACGAGCCCGATCTGCTCATGGCCTTCCAGCCAACGCGCGGTCTGGATGTGGGTGCCATCGAGTTCGTGCACAA contains:
- a CDS encoding ABC transporter ATP-binding protein; this encodes MEVSPDYAVQMHGIVKAFGTFRALDGVDLDVRKRTIHAILGENGAGKSTLMNVLYGLYQADEGECYLNGERVDIKGPADAIAHGIGMVHQHFMLVENFTVTENIMLGDEVVKGLGVLDVRKARQEVERIIREYGLAVDPDAKIEDITVGMQQRVEILKALYRGADTLILDEPTAVLTPQEIEQLVRIMRDLVDKGKTIIIITHKLKEIMASADACSIIRRGVYMGTVDVSETTEEELASKMVGRHVSLTVEKTPAKPGELVLSISDLYVNDERGIPAVKGLSLGVRAGEIVGIAGIDGNGQQQLVDAIENLAKVESGTIEVKGTRIENKDPRTTIDAGVSTIPADRQRWGLVLPFTVAENLVLERHDEDEFGRGARLDLAAVRTFARGLIEEYDIRPAGCEDQVATGLSGGNQQKVIIAREVSNEPDLLMAFQPTRGLDVGAIEFVHKALIRERDRGTAILLVSLELDEVMDVSDTIAVIHDGQIVGTFEQGSVTEKQVGLLMAGGGAK
- a CDS encoding BMP family ABC transporter substrate-binding protein, producing MNRRTFVGSAAAAAALVGLAGCGGSSSDSGSDSSATSSSYKIEMVTDTGGVSDQSFNQSSWEGLQQLQQDKGWTVSYLESRQESDYKTNLDKAVDDGANLVWGIGFAMADAVESCAQTNPDVQFAIIDNGYDDPSANLTGVMFRAQEPSFLVGYIAARVSTSGKVGFVGGISSNIISQFEWGYKAGVAYANKKEGLNVQVTSQYAESFSDAAKGKSIAQKMLSNGCDVVFHAAGGCGTGVIEAAKEAGKYAIGVDRDQAYLAPDNVLTSALKLVNKAIIEVSEGLQSGEDKGGANVELGLKEDAVGIPEDHHLFSDEIYDKAISFEDLIKDGTITPPATEDDYNTFASTL